A DNA window from Ralstonia solanacearum K60 contains the following coding sequences:
- a CDS encoding TolC family protein has product MSVSRCHALLLAVSIGAADAVLAQSDRTDHPDAMLAVPPAMVAEAAPAHPPTTLRLSIQEALQGALTRAVVVQTQRLDLQQQQEQTEQARHEFLPQTVLSSQLERNSASSTGTAATRGTATSGNLVSRWKLRSGTQLSLSEGRLYNRFGQSAPADSFVSGASLNTSSRVTSVSLSQPLLRGSGSDVVLLNERRAALALESARRSFLQTRRDVVLNGVLAYFALEQAKQNVTLAQAALQRANEARSINEALLTAGRIARIALLQSDADTAQAELALTQSRQAESIARRQLLRVIGRYDLDADRTDVTLTDSFAAYLPPATQGEGPVMRDALARRVDLQLAKDAVTASQFSVIAAQDGMRNQLDLYARLDRSGDNAGGTATRQINRAVGLSFSIPLDKSESRLALGAARVALKKAELSLADLERTARAEVSDALKNIDFAFLQYRMAQRTAELARQRLAAEIEKARAGRSSATDLSLAQDTLNQALSQEVQARFAIFTAQLELQRVSGTALEQWHVEAFAQDTLPPS; this is encoded by the coding sequence ATGAGCGTCTCCCGCTGCCACGCACTGCTGCTTGCCGTATCGATCGGCGCGGCGGATGCGGTGCTCGCCCAATCGGACCGAACGGACCATCCCGATGCCATGCTCGCCGTGCCGCCGGCCATGGTGGCCGAAGCCGCGCCGGCGCATCCGCCGACAACATTGCGGCTGAGCATCCAGGAGGCGCTGCAGGGCGCACTGACGCGCGCCGTCGTCGTCCAGACCCAGCGGCTGGACCTGCAGCAGCAACAGGAGCAGACCGAGCAGGCCCGCCACGAATTCCTGCCGCAGACCGTGCTGTCGAGCCAGTTGGAGCGCAACAGCGCCTCCAGCACCGGCACGGCCGCCACGCGCGGCACGGCCACCTCGGGGAACCTGGTGTCCAGGTGGAAACTGCGCTCGGGCACACAGCTGTCGCTATCGGAGGGGCGCCTGTATAACCGCTTCGGGCAGAGCGCGCCGGCCGACAGCTTCGTCTCGGGCGCCAGCCTGAACACCAGCAGCCGCGTCACCTCGGTCTCGCTGTCGCAGCCGCTGTTGCGCGGCTCGGGCAGCGACGTGGTGCTGCTCAACGAACGCCGCGCCGCCCTCGCGCTGGAAAGCGCGCGCAGGAGCTTCCTGCAGACCCGGCGCGACGTGGTGCTCAACGGCGTGCTGGCGTACTTTGCGCTGGAGCAGGCCAAGCAGAACGTTACGCTCGCACAGGCCGCGCTGCAGCGCGCGAACGAGGCCAGGTCGATCAACGAAGCGCTGCTGACCGCCGGACGCATCGCCCGCATCGCCCTGCTGCAAAGCGACGCCGATACGGCGCAGGCCGAGCTGGCGCTGACGCAGTCCCGGCAAGCCGAGAGCATCGCCCGCCGCCAGTTGCTGCGCGTGATCGGCCGATACGACCTGGACGCCGACCGCACGGACGTCACGCTCACCGATTCCTTTGCCGCCTATCTGCCGCCGGCCACGCAAGGCGAGGGGCCGGTCATGCGGGATGCGCTCGCCAGGCGGGTGGACCTGCAGCTCGCGAAAGACGCCGTGACCGCCAGCCAGTTCAGCGTGATCGCCGCGCAGGACGGCATGCGCAACCAGTTGGATCTGTATGCGCGGCTCGACCGGTCGGGCGACAACGCCGGCGGCACCGCGACGCGGCAGATCAACCGCGCGGTCGGGCTGAGCTTTTCCATACCGCTGGACAAATCGGAAAGCCGCCTGGCGTTGGGCGCCGCGCGGGTCGCGCTGAAGAAGGCCGAACTGTCGCTGGCGGATCTCGAACGCACCGCGCGCGCCGAGGTGAGCGACGCGCTCAAGAACATCGACTTCGCCTTCCTGCAGTACCGCATGGCCCAGCGCACGGCAGAGCTGGCCCGCCAGCGGCTGGCGGCCGAAATCGAAAAAGCCCGCGCCGGCCGCAGCAGCGCGACCGATCTGTCGCTGGCCCAGGACACGCTCAACCAGGCACTGTCCCAGGAGGTGCAGGCGCGCTTTGCCATCTTCACGGCGCAGCTGGAGCTGCAGCGGGTCAGCGGCACCGCGCTGGAGCAATGGCACGTGGAAGCGTTCGCCCAGGACACCCTGCCCCCTTCATGA
- a CDS encoding N-acetylmuramoyl-L-alanine amidase produces MNKEQKALPSEVADPERRAFLAWTSIWSVGALALPLAGCGSSIAQEVQNVAYTMDTSIQSPSQDSRVRTLVLHYTAETLADSIALLTDPQKEVSSHYLVPDAADGGERFRVYALVPEAGRAWHAGVSYWQGERMLNASTVGIEVVNLGFPAQDKNAPLINRRWYPYPDAQIAVLGRLAADVVARHGIRPQKVVGHSDIAPGRKLDPGPLFPWRKLYEQYGVGAWPEAEAIGYYRNHQPFRGDIAELQAKLLAYGYDAPQTGMLDAQTVNVVAAFQMHFRSAKYDGTPDVETVAILDALLEKYFRRGRAQRPQAAPGQLGPQGESEKGGDAWSPPGAIGQPGSPRF; encoded by the coding sequence ATGAACAAGGAACAGAAAGCATTACCGAGCGAAGTCGCTGATCCGGAGCGCCGCGCGTTTCTCGCGTGGACTTCGATCTGGTCAGTGGGTGCGCTTGCGTTGCCGCTGGCAGGATGTGGGAGCAGTATCGCGCAGGAAGTCCAGAATGTCGCCTATACGATGGATACGTCAATCCAGTCACCGTCGCAGGATTCGCGCGTGCGCACGTTGGTGCTGCACTACACCGCCGAGACGCTTGCCGACTCCATCGCATTGCTGACCGATCCGCAAAAGGAGGTCAGTTCGCACTACCTCGTGCCGGACGCGGCCGACGGTGGCGAGCGCTTCCGTGTCTATGCACTCGTGCCGGAAGCGGGTCGTGCGTGGCATGCCGGCGTGAGCTACTGGCAGGGTGAGCGCATGCTCAATGCGAGCACGGTGGGCATCGAGGTGGTGAACCTCGGTTTTCCCGCACAAGACAAGAACGCGCCGCTGATCAATCGCCGCTGGTATCCGTACCCGGACGCACAGATTGCAGTGCTCGGCCGGCTCGCGGCCGACGTTGTCGCACGCCACGGCATCCGGCCGCAGAAGGTCGTCGGGCATTCGGACATCGCACCGGGGCGCAAGCTCGATCCGGGGCCGCTCTTTCCGTGGCGAAAACTGTACGAGCAGTACGGGGTCGGGGCGTGGCCCGAAGCGGAGGCGATCGGCTATTACCGTAACCATCAACCGTTCCGCGGCGACATCGCCGAGCTACAGGCGAAGCTGCTCGCGTATGGCTACGACGCGCCGCAGACCGGCATGCTCGACGCGCAGACCGTCAACGTCGTCGCGGCATTCCAGATGCATTTTCGTTCCGCGAAATACGACGGCACGCCTGATGTCGAAACCGTCGCGATCCTCGATGCGCTGCTGGAAAAATACTTTCGACGCGGTCGTGCGCAACGACCTCAAGCGGCGCCTGGGCAGCTTGGCCCGCAAGGTGAAAGTGAAAAAGGCGGCGATGCATGGTCCCCGCCGGGCGCAATCGGGCAGCCGGGCTCTCCGCGCTTCTGA
- a CDS encoding TetR family transcriptional regulator codes for MRRTSEAKRDAILDVAAGLFREVGFERASMAEISARVGGLQGDPLQLLRLERSLVLRGVVPARAV; via the coding sequence GTGCGAAGGACGAGTGAAGCGAAGCGGGACGCCATCCTGGACGTTGCCGCCGGGTTGTTCCGCGAAGTGGGTTTCGAGCGTGCGTCCATGGCGGAGATCAGCGCGCGGGTGGGGGGGCTCCAAGGCGACCCTCTACAGCTACTTCGACTCGAAAGAAGCCTTGTTCTTCGAGGTGTTGTTCCGGCCCGTGCAGTCTGA
- a CDS encoding efflux RND transporter permease subunit encodes MNISSWSIRNPVPAVLCFILLTLFGLIGFHKLQVQDFPDMDLPTISISASLEGAAPSQLENEVARKIEDKLTSLSKLDHITTKITDGAVSISVSFKLEKDPQTALSEVRNAVDGARASLPSEMAAPTVSKSDAANSALLTYTASSATLDEQDLSWFVDNDLAKALLSVKGVSKVERIGGIDREVHVDLNPALMAGLGLTAETVSSQLMAMQRERSGGQGDIGGQRQSARTLIGVGSAADVAALTLATGDGRHVRLDQIARVTDGATDRASYAFLDGKPVVGVQITRAKGNSDVTVLHDVRNAIATFAGAHPEVRLVESSNTVSPIEDNYEGSMSMLIEGALLAIAVVWWFLRDGRATLVSAAALPLSIIPTFGVIYLAGYSLNTITLLALSLVVGILVDDAIVEIENIERHLRMGKTPYQAAMEAADEIGLAVIATTFALVAVFLPTAFMSGIPGLIFRQFGVTASVAVLMSLLVARLLTPMMAAYLMKATGHAERDSPLMTQYLRWVGGGLDKRGRTMLAAGLMLLLSLAMAAALKTGFFPAQDKAQTQVTLELTPGSTLEQSRAVALQAEALIRRLPEVKGVFSTVGSASDSGNPATGTSSTADVRTSTLVVDLVARGERKSKQSAVEEAIRHQLRDLPGVRVAVNNGGNGEKLQITLAGSDATALESAAAALESQLRTLHGIGNVTSSAALQRPEVQFRPDPARAAALGVTTEAAADAIRIGTYGAYSTALPKLNLPERQIAIRARIDPALRQDLDAIGQLRVAGTNGSVTVASVGTLSIGSGPSQIDRLDRARNITLSVELNGRTIGEVNQEAQHLPALQHLPAGVHQVQQGELQNMSELFQSFGLAMAIGVFCVYAVLVLLFHDFLQPATILCALPLSLGGALLSLLITRMSFSMPALIGLLMLMGIVTKNSILLVEYAIMARREHGLSRLAALMDACHKRARPIVMTTIAMGAGMLPNALGLGAEPSFRQPMAIVVIGGLLASTLLSLLVIPVVFTYVDDLEQWLRRRFRQARTHHDASLPLPIPHDR; translated from the coding sequence ATGAACATCTCCTCCTGGTCGATCCGCAACCCCGTGCCGGCGGTGCTGTGCTTCATTCTGCTGACCCTCTTCGGCCTGATCGGATTTCACAAGCTGCAGGTCCAGGATTTTCCGGACATGGATCTGCCGACCATCAGCATCTCGGCCTCGCTGGAAGGCGCGGCGCCCTCGCAGTTGGAGAACGAGGTCGCCCGCAAGATCGAAGACAAGCTGACCTCGTTGTCGAAACTGGACCACATCACCACCAAGATCACGGATGGCGCGGTCAGCATCAGCGTCAGCTTCAAGCTGGAGAAAGACCCGCAGACCGCGCTGAGCGAGGTGCGCAACGCCGTGGACGGCGCGCGCGCCAGCCTGCCCAGCGAGATGGCGGCGCCCACCGTGTCGAAGAGCGATGCGGCCAATTCCGCGCTGCTGACGTACACGGCCAGCTCGGCCACGCTCGATGAGCAAGACCTGTCGTGGTTCGTCGACAACGATCTGGCCAAGGCACTGCTGTCGGTCAAGGGCGTCTCCAAGGTCGAGCGGATCGGCGGCATCGACCGCGAAGTGCACGTCGACCTGAACCCGGCACTCATGGCCGGCCTCGGGCTGACGGCCGAGACCGTCTCGAGCCAGCTCATGGCCATGCAGCGCGAGCGCTCCGGCGGCCAGGGCGATATCGGCGGACAGCGGCAATCCGCGCGCACGCTCATCGGCGTGGGCTCGGCGGCGGACGTGGCGGCCCTGACCCTCGCCACCGGCGACGGCCGGCACGTGCGGCTGGACCAGATCGCCCGCGTCACCGACGGCGCTACGGACCGCGCATCGTATGCCTTCCTGGACGGCAAGCCGGTCGTTGGCGTGCAGATCACGCGCGCCAAAGGCAACTCGGACGTGACGGTGCTGCACGATGTGCGCAACGCCATCGCCACCTTTGCCGGGGCGCATCCCGAGGTGCGCCTGGTCGAATCCAGCAACACCGTCAGCCCCATCGAAGACAACTACGAAGGCTCGATGAGCATGCTGATCGAGGGCGCGCTGCTGGCGATCGCGGTGGTCTGGTGGTTCCTGCGCGACGGCCGCGCCACGCTGGTGTCGGCGGCGGCCTTGCCGCTGTCGATCATCCCGACCTTCGGCGTGATCTACCTGGCCGGCTATTCGCTCAACACCATCACGCTGCTGGCCCTGTCGCTGGTGGTCGGCATCCTGGTCGATGACGCGATCGTCGAGATCGAGAACATCGAGCGGCATCTGCGCATGGGCAAGACGCCCTACCAGGCCGCCATGGAAGCCGCCGACGAGATCGGGCTGGCCGTGATCGCCACGACCTTCGCGCTGGTGGCCGTGTTTCTGCCCACGGCGTTCATGTCGGGCATTCCCGGGCTGATCTTCCGGCAGTTCGGGGTCACGGCGTCGGTGGCGGTGCTGATGTCGCTGCTGGTCGCCCGGCTGCTGACGCCGATGATGGCCGCCTACCTGATGAAGGCGACCGGGCATGCCGAGCGCGACAGCCCGCTGATGACGCAGTATCTGCGCTGGGTCGGTGGCGGGCTCGACAAGCGCGGCCGCACCATGCTGGCCGCGGGGCTCATGCTGCTGCTCTCGCTTGCGATGGCCGCCGCCCTGAAGACCGGCTTCTTCCCCGCGCAGGACAAGGCCCAGACCCAGGTCACGCTGGAGCTCACGCCGGGCAGCACGCTCGAGCAGAGCCGCGCCGTGGCACTGCAGGCCGAGGCGCTGATCCGCCGGCTGCCGGAGGTCAAGGGCGTCTTCAGCACGGTCGGCAGCGCCAGCGACAGCGGCAACCCGGCCACCGGCACCAGCAGCACGGCCGATGTCCGCACCTCGACGCTGGTTGTCGATCTCGTTGCGCGCGGCGAGCGCAAGTCAAAGCAGTCGGCGGTGGAAGAGGCGATCCGCCACCAGTTGCGCGACCTGCCCGGCGTGCGTGTCGCGGTCAACAACGGCGGCAACGGCGAGAAGCTGCAGATCACGCTGGCCGGCAGCGATGCCACCGCGCTGGAAAGCGCGGCGGCGGCGCTGGAGTCGCAGTTGCGGACCCTGCACGGCATCGGCAACGTCACGTCCAGCGCCGCGCTGCAGCGCCCCGAAGTCCAGTTCCGGCCGGACCCGGCGCGCGCGGCGGCCCTGGGCGTGACGACCGAGGCGGCGGCCGACGCCATCCGCATCGGCACCTATGGCGCCTATTCGACCGCGTTGCCCAAGCTGAACCTGCCCGAGCGGCAGATCGCGATCCGGGCGCGCATCGACCCGGCCTTGCGGCAAGACCTGGATGCCATCGGCCAATTGCGCGTGGCCGGCACGAACGGCAGCGTGACGGTTGCCTCGGTCGGCACGCTGTCCATCGGCAGCGGCCCGTCGCAGATCGACCGGCTCGACCGCGCGCGCAACATCACGCTGTCGGTCGAGCTCAACGGCCGCACCATCGGCGAGGTCAACCAGGAGGCGCAGCACCTGCCGGCGCTGCAGCACTTGCCGGCCGGCGTCCACCAGGTCCAGCAAGGCGAGCTGCAGAACATGAGCGAGCTGTTCCAGAGTTTCGGCTTGGCCATGGCCATCGGCGTGTTCTGCGTGTATGCGGTGCTCGTGCTCCTGTTCCACGACTTCCTGCAGCCGGCCACCATCCTGTGCGCGCTGCCGCTGTCGCTGGGCGGCGCGCTGCTCTCGCTGCTGATCACGCGGATGAGCTTTTCCATGCCCGCGCTGATCGGCCTGCTGATGCTGATGGGCATCGTGACCAAGAATTCGATCCTGCTGGTCGAGTACGCCATCATGGCCCGGCGCGAGCACGGCCTGAGCCGGCTGGCGGCCTTGATGGACGCCTGCCACAAGCGGGCCCGCCCGATCGTGATGACGACCATCGCCATGGGAGCCGGCATGCTGCCCAACGCGCTCGGCCTGGGGGCGGAACCCAGCTTCCGCCAGCCCATGGCCATCGTCGTGATCGGCGGGCTGCTGGCTTCGACGCTGCTGAGCCTGCTCGTGATCCCCGTGGTGTTCACCTACGTGGACGACCTGGAGCAGTGGCTGCGCCGCCGGTTCCGGCAGGCCAGGACCCATCACGACGCATCGCTGCCGTTGCCCATTCCCCATGATCGGTGA
- a CDS encoding efflux RND transporter periplasmic adaptor subunit yields MQRSSRWQWIAARTAAAALLIGLVSWGLARVARPAEPEDGHWLKATRQASSQPLLLQGALRPVDAVNIAAPVEGVLLAKFVQFGDAVTAGQKLAQVSDTELRRQLREAEIASIQAQQALNTAQQIESSTEYQAATRRLLAAQNSLAAAQRRGREAQMLYEKGIIARTELEAGKQEIDAGQSQVDGARDEIATLRLKRTPAALRVLELDLENRQLRLEELRAKLKATTMLSPISGVVLYPEPTDGNEPSGRKELNAGAAVTPKDVILTVGDTSAFLIKTWVDEEDIRRVAPGQAVHIVLAADSDQAFAGTVQRVSSQAKAADGRGQGSRGTSEFEVQILLKPPADAGTGQSPRVGSAVTMTLAPAPGPATLRIPLAAVTWDPAGRPVVRVRKSASAAARLQEIEAARTLVDSVEVKAGLAEGDEVWMPGAAPSPADAGGGQGTLKQLLSGAGNG; encoded by the coding sequence ATGCAACGTTCCTCCCGATGGCAATGGATCGCGGCCCGCACAGCGGCGGCCGCGCTGCTGATCGGCCTGGTCAGTTGGGGGTTGGCCCGGGTGGCGCGCCCCGCCGAGCCGGAAGATGGCCATTGGCTCAAGGCCACGCGCCAGGCATCGTCGCAGCCGCTGCTGCTGCAGGGTGCGCTGCGTCCGGTCGATGCCGTCAATATCGCGGCGCCGGTCGAGGGCGTGCTGCTCGCGAAATTCGTGCAGTTCGGCGACGCGGTGACGGCCGGGCAGAAGCTCGCGCAAGTCAGCGACACCGAACTCAGGCGCCAGCTGCGCGAAGCCGAGATCGCCTCGATCCAGGCACAGCAGGCGCTGAACACAGCGCAGCAGATCGAATCCAGCACGGAATACCAGGCCGCGACGCGACGGCTGCTGGCCGCGCAGAACAGCCTCGCGGCCGCCCAGCGGCGCGGCCGGGAAGCACAGATGCTCTACGAGAAAGGCATCATCGCCCGCACCGAGTTGGAGGCCGGCAAGCAGGAGATCGATGCCGGCCAGAGCCAGGTGGACGGCGCGCGCGACGAAATCGCCACGCTCAGGCTCAAGCGCACCCCGGCGGCCCTGCGCGTGCTCGAACTGGACCTGGAGAACCGGCAACTGCGCCTCGAAGAGCTCCGCGCCAAGCTGAAGGCGACCACCATGCTCTCGCCGATCTCGGGCGTGGTGCTGTACCCCGAGCCGACCGACGGCAACGAACCCTCGGGCCGCAAGGAGCTGAACGCCGGCGCGGCCGTCACCCCCAAAGACGTCATCCTGACCGTGGGCGACACCTCGGCGTTTCTCATCAAGACCTGGGTGGACGAGGAGGACATCCGCCGCGTCGCGCCAGGGCAGGCCGTGCACATCGTGCTGGCCGCCGACAGCGACCAGGCATTCGCGGGCACGGTGCAGCGAGTCTCGTCGCAGGCGAAGGCGGCCGACGGGCGCGGACAAGGCAGCCGCGGCACGTCGGAATTCGAAGTGCAGATCCTGCTCAAGCCGCCCGCCGATGCGGGCACAGGCCAATCGCCGCGGGTCGGCAGCGCCGTCACCATGACCCTGGCGCCGGCGCCGGGACCGGCCACGCTGCGCATTCCCCTCGCGGCGGTGACCTGGGACCCGGCGGGCCGCCCGGTGGTACGCGTGCGCAAGTCGGCCTCGGCGGCCGCGCGCCTGCAGGAGATCGAAGCCGCCCGAACCCTCGTCGACAGCGTCGAGGTCAAGGCCGGCCTCGCCGAGGGCGACGAGGTGTGGATGCCGGGTGCGGCGCCCTCGCCCGCCGACGCCGGCGGCGGCCAGGGCACGCTAAAGCAACTGCTGTCGGGAGCCGGCAATGGCTGA
- a CDS encoding type III effector protein, which translates to MKVTRNPPTTVPIEAPTEPGTASSSIGIKRRRSSGTLADLPRATRLDKRLRRVASDSRQVGSEVSAPKLQELIQKERAEDLDVRFGSLQPVRTKDGDGIHSWELDAEGRPLVHPCRLALQSGGTPPDWTDPAVRSAFDIDALKQNQRRYIWAASAMGRVFIGEEIPVECDAGSVKQRHQGHPLLVAGGPARICGEFQFDAQFGKLMVINKSGRYSRYRDRGDAQLQEVAKIIREAFAPLGLDIETKYRSDKTADALVLPSLDPRYRDEPTG; encoded by the coding sequence ATGAAGGTCACCCGCAATCCACCCACTACCGTACCCATCGAGGCCCCAACGGAACCAGGCACGGCGTCCTCGTCCATCGGGATCAAGCGCCGGAGGTCATCCGGCACGCTGGCGGATCTGCCCCGGGCGACCCGTTTGGACAAGCGACTGCGTCGCGTCGCGTCGGACAGCCGGCAGGTCGGCTCCGAGGTCAGCGCGCCGAAGCTGCAAGAACTGATCCAGAAAGAACGCGCGGAGGATCTGGACGTGCGATTCGGCAGCCTGCAGCCCGTGCGGACCAAGGACGGCGACGGCATTCATTCATGGGAGCTGGACGCGGAGGGCCGGCCGCTGGTGCATCCTTGCCGCCTCGCACTGCAGAGCGGAGGCACACCGCCGGATTGGACGGACCCGGCTGTCAGAAGCGCGTTCGATATCGACGCGCTCAAGCAGAACCAGAGGCGCTATATCTGGGCCGCCAGTGCGATGGGCCGGGTCTTCATTGGAGAGGAGATACCGGTCGAGTGCGACGCCGGCTCGGTCAAGCAGCGCCACCAGGGACACCCGTTGCTGGTGGCGGGCGGCCCCGCGCGGATCTGCGGTGAATTCCAGTTCGATGCGCAGTTCGGCAAGCTGATGGTCATCAACAAGTCGGGGCGCTACTCGCGATACCGGGACCGCGGCGACGCGCAGCTGCAGGAAGTCGCCAAGATCATCCGCGAAGCATTCGCGCCGCTGGGGCTCGACATCGAAACGAAATACCGGTCGGACAAGACGGCGGACGCGCTGGTGCTGCCCAGCCTGGACCCGAGGTATCGGGACGAGCCTACCGGGTGA